From Elusimicrobiota bacterium:
ATTCACGAATATATTTTAATTTTTTCTAAAGAATCATTTTCACGTAAAAAGGATAAGAAAGAAGATACAATTCTTAAAGAAAATTTTATTGAATGGACTAAAAGTGTATGGACTTTTCCAGCTGTTTCTGCAAGGAGTATAGGGCATCCAGCTCCTTTCCCGGAAGAATTACCTCATAGATTAATACAGATGTACACTTTTAAAAATGATGTAGTATTAGACCCTTTTTGCGGAGCAGGAACAGCATGTCTTTCAGCTCTAAAAGATGGCAGGCACTATATCGGGTATGATATTAAAAAGGAATATGTTGAATTGGCTAATCAAAGGATAAAAAAATATTTAAATCAAACAAGTATGTTTGATTTAAAAAATGTTAGTTCCGCTTCTTATATTGCTGAAAAACACATAAATAAATATTCAATAAAACGGAAAGCCAAAGATAAAGGGAAAAAGAAATAAATTCAATGAATTTCAGTCAAATAATACAATCTTTTATTGAAGAATCTCGGTTATTATTGAAAAGTGGTCATGTGAAAGCGGACGATTATAAAGAATTTCTTAAAAATATTT
This genomic window contains:
- a CDS encoding site-specific DNA-methyltransferase codes for the protein KLVPGGRACINVANLGRKPYIPLHTYIIEDMLDIGYLMRGEIIWNKASSASPSTAWGSWKSAANPVLRDIHEYILIFSKESFSRKKDKKEDTILKENFIEWTKSVWTFPAVSARSIGHPAPFPEELPHRLIQMYTFKNDVVLDPFCGAGTACLSALKDGRHYIGYDIKKEYVELANQRIKKYLNQTSMFDLKNVSSASYIAEKHINKYSIKRKAKDKGKKK